In Aquabacterium sp. OR-4, the following proteins share a genomic window:
- a CDS encoding TRAP transporter large permease, with amino-acid sequence MLEPTTLALLLLAGFFVLLIIGIPVAISLAVSGFVFGWLGFGMSLFNLLPARFFGVVGGYQWMAIPLFVFMGVMLEKSRLADDLLDVMGHLAGRVRGGMAVGIVLFGVLMGATTGIVGATIITLGLLTLPTLIRRGYNKAIACGTICASGTLGQIIPPSLILILLGDIMQLSVGTLFAAAVGPGLLLAGIYIVFLLLLGWLKPGLMPPLPQAERDAVSRQELWTRFVKVLVPPVMLVVAVLGSIVGGVAAPTEAASMGAVGSVLVTALGGRLRWSVLRDTAIETSKITAGMMLILMAAQVFALAFRGLQGEELIAHLFDRLPGGTGTAIWFLMAVIFVLGFFVEWIEISYIAVPLFLPILLNMGVDPIWLAMLITVNLQSSFLTPPFGWALFYLKGVAPPGVTIADIYKGVVPFIGLQALALTLVYCFPQIALWLPKAIGW; translated from the coding sequence ATGCTTGAGCCCACCACCCTGGCCCTGCTGCTGCTGGCGGGCTTTTTCGTGCTGCTGATCATCGGCATTCCGGTAGCCATCAGCCTGGCGGTCAGCGGTTTCGTGTTCGGCTGGCTGGGCTTCGGCATGAGCCTGTTCAACCTGCTGCCGGCGCGCTTTTTCGGCGTCGTGGGTGGCTACCAGTGGATGGCCATTCCGCTGTTCGTGTTCATGGGCGTGATGCTGGAGAAATCACGCCTGGCCGACGACCTGCTGGACGTGATGGGCCACCTGGCCGGCCGTGTGCGCGGCGGCATGGCGGTGGGCATCGTGCTGTTCGGCGTGCTGATGGGCGCCACCACCGGCATCGTGGGCGCCACCATCATCACGCTGGGCCTGCTGACCCTGCCCACGCTGATCCGCCGCGGCTACAACAAGGCCATTGCCTGCGGCACCATCTGCGCCTCGGGCACGCTGGGGCAGATCATCCCACCCAGCCTGATCCTGATCCTGCTGGGCGACATCATGCAGCTGTCGGTGGGCACGCTGTTCGCCGCGGCGGTGGGCCCGGGGCTGTTGCTGGCGGGCATCTACATCGTGTTCCTGCTGCTGCTGGGCTGGCTCAAGCCGGGGCTGATGCCGCCGCTGCCGCAGGCCGAGCGCGATGCGGTGTCGCGCCAGGAACTGTGGACGCGCTTCGTCAAGGTGCTGGTGCCGCCGGTGATGCTGGTGGTGGCGGTGCTGGGCAGCATCGTAGGCGGCGTGGCCGCACCCACCGAGGCGGCCAGCATGGGCGCAGTGGGTTCAGTGCTGGTCACCGCGCTGGGCGGGCGCCTGCGCTGGTCCGTGCTGCGCGACACCGCCATCGAGACCAGCAAGATCACCGCCGGCATGATGCTGATCCTGATGGCCGCCCAGGTGTTTGCGCTGGCCTTCCGCGGCCTGCAGGGCGAGGAACTGATCGCCCATCTGTTCGACCGCCTGCCCGGCGGCACCGGCACGGCCATCTGGTTCCTGATGGCCGTGATCTTCGTGCTGGGCTTCTTTGTCGAGTGGATCGAGATCAGCTACATCGCCGTGCCGCTGTTCCTGCCCATCCTGCTGAACATGGGCGTCGATCCGATCTGGTTGGCCATGCTCATCACCGTGAACCTGCAGAGCAGCTTTCTCACGCCACCCTTTGGCTGGGCGCTGTTTTACCTGAAGGGCGTGGCGCCACCCGGCGTGACCATTGCCGACATCTACAAGGGGGTGGTGCCCTTCATCGGCCTGCAGGCCCTGGCGTTGACACTCGTGTACTGCTTCCCGCAGATCGCACTGTGGCTGCCCAAGGCGATCGGGTGGTAA
- a CDS encoding TRAP transporter substrate-binding protein, with amino-acid sequence MSLIRRQFLSRAAVGGSVLAAPAIVSAQTKLNWKMTSAYPKGSPFYMDGPGSATDLAKRIREMSDGRLIIQVFGAGELIPAFEGFDAVRAGTVEMNHANSYFWTGKTFAAQYFTAVPFGMNFQGMNGWLYDGGGIDLWNEVYEPFGLVAMPCGNTGVQMTGWFKKEIKTVADLKGMKMRIPGLAGKVLANLGVDVKVLPGGEIFPALERGVIDAAEFVGPFQDRRLGLHKAAKYYYTTGWHESSTVSELMINKAAWAKLPKDLQAIVQNAAAACNVISEGWCQRNNSEAMEDLKKQGVIARPLPDEVIKALRAETQKVLADAVAKDALTKKVHDSYFGFKAKFDRWAEVSEEAFHVTVRG; translated from the coding sequence ATGTCCCTGATCCGCCGCCAGTTCCTGTCCCGTGCCGCCGTGGGTGGCAGCGTGCTTGCCGCGCCCGCCATCGTCAGCGCACAGACCAAGCTCAACTGGAAGATGACCAGCGCCTACCCCAAGGGCTCGCCCTTCTACATGGACGGCCCGGGCAGCGCCACCGATCTGGCCAAGCGCATCCGCGAGATGAGCGACGGGCGGCTGATCATCCAGGTCTTCGGTGCCGGCGAATTGATCCCGGCCTTCGAGGGCTTTGACGCGGTGCGCGCCGGCACCGTGGAGATGAACCACGCCAACAGCTACTTCTGGACCGGCAAGACCTTTGCCGCGCAGTACTTCACCGCCGTGCCCTTCGGCATGAACTTCCAGGGCATGAACGGCTGGCTGTACGACGGCGGCGGCATCGATCTGTGGAACGAGGTCTACGAGCCCTTCGGCCTGGTGGCCATGCCCTGCGGCAACACCGGCGTGCAGATGACTGGCTGGTTCAAGAAGGAGATCAAGACCGTGGCCGACCTGAAGGGCATGAAGATGCGCATTCCGGGCCTGGCCGGCAAGGTGCTGGCCAATCTGGGCGTGGATGTGAAGGTGCTGCCCGGCGGGGAGATCTTTCCGGCGCTCGAACGCGGTGTGATCGATGCGGCCGAGTTCGTCGGCCCGTTCCAGGATCGCCGCCTGGGCCTGCACAAGGCGGCCAAGTACTACTACACCACCGGCTGGCACGAGTCGTCCACGGTGTCGGAGCTGATGATCAACAAGGCCGCCTGGGCCAAGCTGCCCAAGGACCTGCAGGCCATCGTGCAGAACGCCGCCGCGGCCTGCAACGTGATCAGCGAAGGCTGGTGCCAGCGCAACAACTCCGAGGCCATGGAAGACCTGAAGAAGCAGGGCGTGATTGCCCGGCCGCTGCCCGACGAGGTGATCAAGGCGCTGCGCGCCGAAACCCAGAAGGTGCTGGCCGATGCCGTGGCCAAGGACGCGCTGACCAAGAAGGTGCACGACTCGTACTTCGGCTTCAAGGCCAAGTTCGACCGCTGGGCCGAGGTCAGTGAAGAGGCCTTCCACGTCACCGTGCGCGGTTGA
- a CDS encoding dienelactone hydrolase family protein yields the protein MIEHHLDLVSDGSPMATFVVHPDSPAEGGPHPVLLFYMDAPGKREELHGFARRLASAGYCVLLPNLYHRQRYEYELKDRSEAPLAEMFGLMQSLNRATTRADTQALLTWVDAHPQVADAQRIGALGYCMSGPFVVWAALDFAERIRAIAAIHGANWVTDSPDSPHRVAAGLRCEGYYACAEIDQWAPPEHIAQLDAGLQASGAPYRIEWYAGAQHGFSFPQRAVYERAASERHFERMHRLFGRVLRPFG from the coding sequence ATGATCGAACACCATCTCGACCTCGTCAGCGACGGCAGCCCCATGGCCACCTTCGTGGTGCACCCCGACAGTCCTGCAGAAGGCGGCCCGCACCCGGTGCTGCTGTTCTACATGGACGCCCCCGGCAAGCGCGAAGAGCTGCACGGCTTTGCCCGCCGCCTGGCCAGCGCCGGCTACTGCGTGCTGCTGCCCAACCTGTACCACCGCCAGCGCTACGAATACGAGCTCAAGGACCGCAGCGAGGCGCCGCTGGCCGAGATGTTCGGCCTGATGCAGTCACTGAACCGCGCCACCACCCGCGCCGACACGCAAGCCCTGCTCACCTGGGTGGACGCCCACCCGCAGGTGGCCGATGCGCAGCGCATCGGCGCCCTGGGCTACTGCATGAGCGGCCCCTTCGTGGTGTGGGCTGCGCTCGACTTTGCCGAGCGCATCCGCGCCATCGCCGCCATCCACGGCGCCAACTGGGTCACCGACTCGCCTGACTCGCCACACCGCGTGGCCGCCGGCCTGCGCTGCGAGGGCTACTACGCCTGCGCCGAGATCGACCAGTGGGCGCCGCCCGAGCACATCGCCCAGCTGGACGCCGGCCTGCAGGCCAGCGGTGCCCCGTACCGCATCGAGTGGTACGCCGGCGCGCAGCACGGCTTCTCGTTTCCGCAGCGTGCGGTGTACGAGCGGGCGGCCTCCGAGCGGCATTTCGAGCGCATGCACCGGCTGTTCGGGCGCGTGCTGCGGCCGTTTGGCTGA
- a CDS encoding FitA-like ribbon-helix-helix domain-containing protein — protein sequence MAMLTIRNLPDEVHRALRARAAGRGQSMEAEVREILEAAIRPQMQVKLGSLLVEVGRQARLDEDASQVFAPLRDKSPARLPSFE from the coding sequence ATGGCCATGCTGACCATTCGCAATTTGCCCGACGAGGTGCACCGCGCGCTGAGGGCTCGTGCAGCCGGCCGTGGCCAGAGCATGGAAGCCGAGGTGCGCGAAATTCTTGAGGCCGCGATCCGGCCGCAGATGCAGGTGAAACTGGGTTCGCTGCTGGTCGAGGTGGGGCGCCAAGCGCGCCTGGACGAGGATGCAAGCCAGGTGTTCGCGCCACTGCGTGACAAGTCACCTGCCCGCCTGCCGAGCTTTGAATGA
- a CDS encoding gamma-glutamyltransferase family protein — MIHTPQAYGGMLVAPHHLAAQAGRDVLGDGGNAVEAMVAAAAAIAVVYPHMNAIGGDGFWLIHEPGRAPVAIDACGPAAAAATPAFYAGETAIPARGPRAALTVAGTVGGWAAALEQAAPWGRALPLARLLRDAIGHAADGVAVTASQAALTRAKLAGLKDQPGFAETYLVNGEPPALGQRLRYPALARTLDELARRGLDDFYRGELGQRIGAELARLGSPVRTSDLAAYRAQVLAPLSVRLNDASVYNLPPPTQGLATLMILGLFERLIERHGIAHGEGFAHVHGLVEATKRAFRVRDRIVTDRGRLPADPASFLTPEALDRLAAEIDPAAALPWPEPTAPGDTIWMGAIDRQGRAVSFIQSVYWEFGSGTVLQGSGICWQNRGMSFSLSPTALNHLAPGRHPFHTLNPSMALFDDGRVMPFGTMGGEGQPQTQAAVFTRHARFGMPLAQAVAAPRWLLGRTWGDDSTTLKLEPRFDPALVQALRAAGHQVELLDEAYSDTMGHAGALVRHADGRIEGAADPRSDGVAAGL, encoded by the coding sequence ATGATCCACACCCCCCAGGCCTATGGCGGCATGCTGGTGGCGCCCCATCACCTGGCCGCCCAGGCTGGCCGCGATGTGCTGGGCGACGGCGGCAATGCGGTCGAGGCCATGGTGGCGGCGGCTGCCGCCATCGCCGTGGTCTACCCCCACATGAACGCCATCGGCGGCGATGGCTTCTGGCTGATCCACGAGCCCGGCCGCGCGCCGGTGGCCATCGATGCCTGCGGCCCGGCTGCTGCCGCCGCCACGCCGGCCTTCTATGCCGGCGAGACGGCAATTCCGGCGCGTGGCCCGCGCGCCGCGCTCACCGTGGCCGGCACGGTGGGTGGCTGGGCCGCCGCGCTGGAGCAGGCCGCACCCTGGGGCCGCGCGCTGCCGCTGGCCCGCCTGCTGCGTGACGCCATCGGCCATGCCGCCGATGGCGTGGCCGTGACCGCCAGCCAGGCCGCCCTCACCCGCGCCAAGCTGGCCGGCCTGAAAGACCAGCCGGGTTTTGCCGAAACCTACCTCGTCAACGGCGAGCCACCGGCCCTGGGCCAGCGCCTGCGCTACCCTGCGCTGGCGCGCACGCTGGACGAACTGGCCCGCCGCGGCCTGGACGATTTCTACCGCGGCGAGCTGGGCCAGCGCATCGGCGCCGAGCTGGCGCGCCTGGGCAGCCCCGTGCGCACCAGCGACCTGGCCGCCTACCGCGCGCAGGTGCTGGCGCCGCTGTCGGTGCGCTTGAACGACGCCAGCGTCTACAACCTGCCGCCGCCCACCCAAGGCCTGGCCACGCTGATGATCCTGGGCCTCTTCGAGCGCCTGATCGAGCGCCACGGCATCGCGCACGGCGAAGGTTTTGCGCATGTGCACGGCCTGGTCGAGGCCACCAAGCGCGCCTTTCGCGTGCGTGACCGCATCGTCACCGACCGCGGCCGCCTGCCGGCCGATCCGGCCAGCTTCCTGACGCCCGAGGCACTGGACCGCCTGGCCGCCGAGATCGACCCCGCCGCCGCCCTGCCCTGGCCCGAACCCACCGCGCCGGGCGACACCATCTGGATGGGCGCCATCGACCGCCAGGGCCGCGCGGTGAGCTTCATCCAGAGCGTGTACTGGGAGTTCGGCTCGGGCACGGTGCTGCAGGGCAGCGGCATCTGCTGGCAGAACCGCGGCATGAGCTTTTCGCTGTCGCCCACGGCGCTGAACCACCTGGCGCCGGGGCGCCACCCCTTCCACACGCTGAACCCGTCGATGGCGCTGTTCGACGATGGCCGCGTGATGCCCTTCGGCACCATGGGCGGCGAGGGCCAGCCGCAAACCCAGGCGGCGGTGTTCACGCGCCACGCGCGCTTTGGCATGCCGCTGGCCCAGGCCGTGGCCGCACCGCGCTGGCTGCTGGGCCGCACCTGGGGCGATGACAGCACCACGCTGAAGCTGGAGCCGCGATTCGACCCCGCGCTGGTGCAGGCCCTGCGCGCGGCCGGCCACCAGGTGGAACTGCTGGACGAGGCCTACAGCGACACCATGGGCCATGCCGGCGCGCTGGTGCGGCATGCCGACGGCCGCATCGAAGGCGCGGCCGATCCGCGATCGGACGGGGTGGCGGCGGGGCTGTAG
- a CDS encoding type II toxin-antitoxin system VapC family toxin: MILLDTNVVSEPLRPTPEPRVVAWLDAQAVQTLFLSAITVAELRAGVALLPAGKRRTGLQESLEDRVLPLFEGRVLPFDLDCTPAYAALTTRARAAGLAIASADACIAAIAATHGLAVATRDTSPFEAAGVAVINPWQT, translated from the coding sequence ATGATCCTGCTCGACACCAACGTGGTGTCGGAACCGTTGCGACCGACACCAGAGCCACGCGTGGTGGCCTGGCTGGACGCTCAGGCGGTGCAGACCCTGTTCCTGTCAGCCATCACCGTGGCCGAGTTGCGCGCCGGGGTGGCGCTGCTGCCTGCAGGCAAGCGCCGCACAGGCCTGCAAGAGAGCCTTGAAGACCGTGTGCTGCCGCTGTTTGAGGGCCGTGTGTTGCCGTTCGACCTGGACTGCACACCGGCCTATGCCGCCCTGACCACACGGGCACGGGCCGCCGGGCTGGCCATCGCGTCGGCCGACGCGTGCATTGCCGCCATTGCCGCCACCCATGGCCTGGCCGTGGCCACGCGCGACACCAGCCCCTTCGAAGCGGCCGGCGTCGCGGTGATCAATCCCTGGCAAACCTGA
- a CDS encoding sulfite exporter TauE/SafE family protein — protein MDLLTSHGPWWLAGLAVALVATGLLAGVLAGLLGVGGGIVIVPVLFHLFSLLGVDPSVRMHVAVGTSLATIIPTSLMSSRAHRRRGSLDPALIRRLLPGVLLGVATGAVASRYLAGPWLTAVFGVVALVVAVQMGFKREGSAWRDGLPGPAATAGIGAGIGGLSTLMGIGGGTLGVPILANLKVPMHTAVGTGALLGTVISIPGAAAFLVNGLGVPLRPPFSLGHVNLLGAALIVPATMLSTKWGAALAHRIDARRLRQVFAAFLALTAARMLLSLWH, from the coding sequence ATGGATCTGTTGACATCGCATGGGCCGTGGTGGCTGGCCGGCCTGGCCGTGGCCCTGGTGGCCACCGGCCTGCTGGCCGGGGTGCTGGCCGGCCTGCTGGGCGTGGGCGGCGGCATCGTCATCGTGCCGGTGCTGTTCCACCTGTTCAGCCTGCTGGGGGTGGACCCGTCGGTCCGCATGCATGTGGCGGTGGGCACCTCGCTGGCCACCATCATCCCCACCTCGCTGATGAGCAGCCGCGCGCACCGCCGCCGCGGCAGCCTGGATCCGGCGCTGATCCGCCGCCTGCTGCCCGGCGTGTTGCTGGGCGTGGCCACCGGCGCGGTGGCCAGCCGCTACCTGGCCGGGCCCTGGCTGACCGCGGTGTTCGGCGTCGTGGCACTGGTGGTGGCGGTGCAGATGGGCTTCAAGCGCGAGGGTTCGGCCTGGCGCGACGGCCTGCCCGGCCCGGCAGCCACTGCCGGCATCGGTGCGGGCATTGGCGGGCTGTCCACGCTGATGGGCATTGGCGGCGGCACGCTGGGCGTGCCCATCCTGGCCAACCTGAAGGTGCCCATGCACACGGCGGTGGGCACCGGCGCGCTGCTGGGCACGGTGATCAGCATTCCCGGTGCAGCGGCCTTCCTGGTCAATGGCCTGGGCGTGCCGCTGCGCCCGCCCTTCAGCCTGGGCCATGTGAACCTGCTGGGCGCTGCGCTGATCGTGCCGGCCACGATGCTCAGCACCAAATGGGGCGCGGCGCTGGCCCACCGCATCGACGCCCGGCGCCTGCGCCAGGTGTTCGCGGCCTTTCTGGCACTGACGGCCGCGCGCATGCTGCTGAGCCTGTGGCACTGA
- a CDS encoding Lrp/AsnC family transcriptional regulator, whose translation MSRLDKSLLNLLVKDGRASFADLARTLGISRAHARARVQALQAAGVIELFTAVINPEKLGQAHSTFLDIQVAPAALQAMAQELADCPEVVSLYIMSDLRSLHVHALTDGVPAFEDFARRHLFNRPEILALDCKNLLSRVKNRRGGARL comes from the coding sequence CTGAGCCGGCTCGACAAGTCCTTGCTGAACCTGCTGGTCAAGGACGGGCGTGCCTCGTTTGCCGACCTGGCGCGCACGCTGGGCATCTCGCGTGCCCATGCCCGCGCGCGCGTGCAGGCCCTGCAGGCCGCGGGCGTGATCGAGCTGTTCACGGCGGTCATCAACCCCGAGAAGCTGGGGCAGGCGCACAGCACCTTCCTGGACATCCAAGTGGCGCCGGCAGCCCTGCAGGCCATGGCCCAGGAGCTGGCTGACTGCCCCGAGGTGGTCAGCCTCTACATCATGAGCGACCTGCGCAGCCTGCACGTGCATGCGCTGACCGACGGCGTGCCGGCCTTCGAGGACTTTGCGCGGCGCCACCTGTTCAACCGCCCCGAGATCCTGGCGCTCGACTGCAAGAACCTGCTCTCGCGCGTGAAAAACCGGCGCGGCGGCGCGCGGCTGTGA
- a CDS encoding TRAP transporter small permease subunit: MWNLLRAAAAFIERRTDDIGKLAALTGLAMILLVAVNVVLRYSLSLGSVWAQELEWHLLAALIQLGMAHALLRGGEVRVDLFYQHYPPAAKRAVDVVAALLMVGVCVLFVALSLGYVEQARAIGEASSDPGGLPQRWLVKALIPLGFGLVLLQQLGLLVRLLDPATPGHGAAAKATAQEGGHA, encoded by the coding sequence ATGTGGAACCTCTTGCGCGCCGCGGCCGCCTTCATCGAGCGCCGCACCGACGACATCGGCAAATTGGCCGCCCTGACCGGCCTGGCGATGATCCTGCTGGTGGCGGTGAATGTGGTGCTGCGCTACAGCCTGAGCCTGGGCTCGGTGTGGGCGCAAGAACTGGAGTGGCACCTGCTGGCCGCGCTGATCCAGCTGGGCATGGCCCATGCGCTGCTGCGCGGCGGCGAGGTGCGGGTTGACCTGTTCTACCAGCACTACCCGCCGGCGGCCAAGCGCGCGGTGGATGTGGTGGCGGCGCTGCTGATGGTGGGCGTGTGCGTGCTCTTCGTCGCGCTGTCGCTGGGTTATGTGGAGCAGGCCCGGGCCATCGGCGAGGCCTCGTCCGACCCCGGCGGCCTGCCGCAGCGCTGGCTGGTGAAGGCGCTGATCCCGCTGGGCTTCGGCCTGGTGCTGCTGCAGCAGCTGGGGCTGCTGGTGCGCCTGCTGGACCCGGCCACGCCGGGCCACGGCGCCGCAGCCAAGGCCACGGCGCAGGAGGGCGGCCATGCTTGA
- a CDS encoding sulfate ABC transporter substrate-binding protein, whose protein sequence is MPTPSLLRRTLIAATLAAVAATTTAPALAKDLTLLNVSYDPTRELYQDFNKAFAAHWKARTGDNVSVRQSHGGSGKQARTVIDGLDADVVTLALAYDIDEIADKARLLPTDWQKRLPHASSPYTSTIVFLVRKGNPKGIKDWDDLVKPGIGVITPNPKTSGGARWNYLAAWGFAKRKYGSDAQAQAFVGKLFANVPVLDTGARGSTVTFVERGIGDVLLAWENEALLAQKELGPGKFDIVAPPLSILAEPPVALVDKVVDKKGTRPLAQAYLEYLYGAEGQKIAAENYYRPIDAKVAAQFAGQFPKLELFTLNSVFGSWREAQKTHFADGGVFDKIVVKH, encoded by the coding sequence ATGCCCACTCCCAGCCTGCTCCGCCGCACCCTGATCGCCGCCACCCTGGCCGCCGTGGCCGCCACCACCACCGCACCGGCCCTGGCCAAGGACCTGACCCTGCTGAACGTGAGCTACGACCCCACGCGCGAGCTGTACCAGGACTTCAACAAGGCCTTTGCCGCGCACTGGAAGGCCCGGACCGGCGACAACGTCAGCGTCCGGCAAAGCCATGGCGGCTCGGGCAAGCAGGCGCGCACCGTGATCGACGGCCTGGATGCCGACGTGGTGACCCTGGCACTGGCCTATGACATCGACGAGATCGCCGACAAGGCCAGGCTGCTGCCGACCGACTGGCAAAAGCGCCTGCCGCATGCCAGTTCGCCCTACACCAGCACCATCGTGTTCCTGGTGCGCAAGGGCAACCCCAAGGGCATCAAGGACTGGGACGACCTGGTCAAGCCCGGCATCGGCGTGATCACGCCCAACCCCAAGACCAGCGGCGGTGCGCGCTGGAACTACCTGGCCGCCTGGGGCTTTGCCAAGCGCAAGTACGGCAGCGATGCCCAGGCCCAGGCCTTTGTGGGCAAGCTGTTCGCCAACGTGCCGGTGCTCGACACCGGCGCGCGCGGCAGCACCGTCACCTTTGTCGAGCGTGGCATCGGCGACGTGCTGCTGGCCTGGGAGAACGAGGCCCTGCTGGCGCAAAAGGAGCTGGGCCCGGGCAAGTTCGACATCGTGGCGCCGCCGCTGTCGATCCTGGCCGAGCCGCCGGTGGCACTGGTCGACAAGGTGGTCGACAAGAAGGGCACGCGCCCGCTGGCCCAGGCCTATCTGGAATACCTGTACGGTGCCGAAGGCCAGAAGATCGCCGCGGAGAACTACTACCGCCCGATCGACGCCAAGGTGGCGGCACAGTTTGCCGGCCAGTTTCCGAAGCTTGAACTCTTCACCCTGAACAGCGTGTTCGGCAGCTGGCGCGAGGCGCAGAAGACCCACTTCGCCGACGGCGGCGTGTTCGACAAGATCGTCGTCAAGCACTGA